In one window of Miscanthus floridulus cultivar M001 chromosome 12, ASM1932011v1, whole genome shotgun sequence DNA:
- the LOC136498270 gene encoding disease resistance protein Pik-2-like: MPEELFKQAFKESNGREDVKDLFEVVESQGNSEETSGKLMLQESITPQAEPKVPVEVLKMCGGLPLVILTMAGHVACSSHKSPEEWIGLCKTLIPESKKDRGSDLTQEEAGRIVSHCYNDMPPEIKTCSLYLSIFPKGHQISRKRLTRQWIAEGFVNEKQGLSMEDVAETYFNHLIRRKIMCPVQHSSNGRVKTCVVHDMILEHIVSKASEENFITVVGGHWLMHQPSSKVRRLSLQVCDSKRAKDTEKMNLSHVRSLTAFENLNQLPSGSFKFGIVQVLDLEGCKGFKQQHIKEICDMLLLKYLSLRRTDTKLLPKSIRKLENLETLDVRETDIIELPMAMCNLEWLVNILGGNKKTHTGLKLPEDLVKKKMTALRILSGIEITEGSVEIHHLIELRKLTIYKLNLIEDEKLKELSSCIEYLCGYSLHTLIIDDISSRFHKLLCEMSSPPKFLSALKLSGKVIRLPDWIAQLDALNKLTHSVIAL, translated from the coding sequence ATGCCTGAAGAGCTATTTAAACAAGCCTTCAAAGAATCCAATGGTAGGGAAGATGTCAAGGATCTGTTTGAGGTAGTGGAATCTCAGGGGAATTCGGAAGAAACTTCAGGGAAATTGATGCTGCAAGAATCTATTACGCCACAAGCAGAGCCTAAGGTCCCTGTGGAAGTGTTGAAAATGTGTGGGGGACTACCATTGGTCATCCTTACTATGGCTGGTCATGTGGCTTGCAGCTCCCACAAATCGCCGGAGGAATGGATTGGCCTATGCAAAACTCTGATTCCAGAATCAAAGAAAGATCGTGGCAGCGATCTCACACAGGAGGAAGCAGGCAGGATTGTTAGTCACTGCTACAACGACATGCCTCCTGAAATCAAGACATGCTCACTGTATTTGAGCATATTTCCCAAGGGTCATCAAATTAGCAGGAAGCGTTTGACAAGGCAATGGATAGCAGAAGGGTTTGTCAATGAGAAACAGGGTTTGAGTATGGAGGATGTTGCAGAAACATATTTCAATCACCTCATAAGGAGGAAGATTATGTGTCCAGTGCAGCACAGCAGCAATGGGAGGGTGAAGACCTGTGTAGTTCATGACATGATACTTGAGCACATTGTATCCAAGGCAAGTGAAGAAAATTTCATCACTGTGGTTGGTGGTCACTGGCTCATGCATCAACCTAGCAGCAAGGTTCGTCGGTTGTCCCTTCAAGTCTGTGATTCCAAACGTGCTAAGGACACAGAGAAGATGAATCTATCTCATGTCCGATCGTTGACTGCTTTTGAGAACTTGAACCAgctgccttctggttctttcaaGTTTGGTATTGTACAGGTCCTGGATCTTGAAGGATGCAAGGGTTTCAAGCAGCAGCACATAAAGGAGATATGTGACATGCTTCTTCTCAAGTATCTCAGCCTGCGCCGAACTGACACTAAACTGCTTCCAAAATCCATTAGGAAGCTTGAGAATCTAGAGACTTTGGATGTAAGGGAGACTGATATTATCGAGCTTCCTATGGCCATGTGCAATCTTGAGTGGCTGGTTAATATACTTGGTGGCAATAAAAAGACACACACGGGACTGAAGCTTCCAGAAGAtttggtgaagaagaagatgacggcCCTGCGCATACTGTCTGGTATTGAGATAACTGAGGGATCAGTGGAAATTCATCATTTGATCGAATTAAGGAAACTCACCATCTACAAGCTCAATCTCATTGAGGATGAGAAGCTCAAGGAATTAAGCTCATGTATCGAGTACCTGTGTGGCTACTCTCTACACACCCTCATAATTGATGACATATCATCTAGGTTTCACAAATTGCTCTGTGAGATGTCCTCACCACCAAAATTCCTTAGTGCCCTCAAGCTGTCTGGCAAGGTCATTAGGCTCCCTGATTGGATTGCACAACTTGATGCTTTGAACAAATTGACCCATTCGGTAATAGCTCTTTGA